The following coding sequences are from one Lolium rigidum isolate FL_2022 chromosome 6, APGP_CSIRO_Lrig_0.1, whole genome shotgun sequence window:
- the LOC124659140 gene encoding putative glutamine amidotransferase GAT1_2.1, protein MSSSDPDLSRILPRVLIVSRRTVRKNKFVDFVGEYHLDLVVGYGAVPVIVPRVAGIHAMLDSFDPIHGVLLCEGEDIDPSLYDSGADHDEDGLTPEQLEAVRRLHPSDAAVDHEKDSIELLLARRCLERGIPFLGICRGSQVLNVACGGSLYQDVEQELPSHDADTAVCHMDYDNYDGHRHPVRVLPGTPLHDWFAESLGGDEMMVNSYHHQGVRRLAERFVPMAFAPDGLVEGFYDPDAYSPAEGRFIVGLQFHPERMRKDGSDEFDYPGCAKAYREFVRAVLAYQAKLATAPVRGRWAATMPKLSHAMEKQRKVLVRSFSLAKNMYFGGGDTQKPAAEAERRDLDAGAEFLETAALSSQQEKRLKQMGATVRNASGYLNSTLKVSEDREAAARALMAKMSAAQLSSLAAFYRAMGAICADLLDAKLQPTSPTLHE, encoded by the coding sequence ATGTCTTCCTCTGATCCTGACCTGTCCCGGATCCTGCCCCGCGTGCTCATCGTCTCCCGCCGCACCGTCCGCAAGAACAAGTTTGTGGACTTCGTCGGCGAGTACCACCTGGACCTCGTCGTCGGCTACGGCGCGGTGCCGGTGATCGTGCCGCGGGTGGCCGGCATACACGCCATGCTCGACTCCTTCGACCCCATCCACGGTGTGCTGCTCTGCGAGGGCGAGGACATCGACCCCTCCCTCTACGACTCCGGCGCCGACCATGACGAGGAcggcctcacgccggagcagctggAGGCCGTGCGGCGTCTCCACCCCAGCGACGCCGCCGTGGACCACGAGAAGGACTCCAtcgagctcctcctcgcgcgCCGCTGCCTCGAGCGCGGCATCCCGTTCCTCGGCATATGCCGCGGCTCGCAGGTGCTCAACGTCGCCTGCGGCGGCTCGCTGTACCAGGACGTCGAGCAGGAGCTCCCTTCCCATGACGCCGACACCGCCGTGTGCCACATGGACTACGACAACTACGACGGGCACCGGCACCCGGTGCGCGTCCTCCCGGGAACGCCGCTGCACGACTGGTTCGCAGAGTCGCTCGGCGGCGATGAGATGATGgtgaacagctaccaccaccagggCGTGCGGCGGCTGGCGGAGCGGTTCGTGCCGATGGCGTTCGCGCCGGACGGGCTGGTAGAGGGGTTTTACGACCCGGACGCGTACAGCCCAGCCGAGGGCAGGTTCATCGTGGGGCTTCAGTTCCACCCGGAGCGCATGCGCAAGGATGGCTCCGACGAGTTCGACTACCCCGGCTGCGCCAAGGCCTACCGTGAGTTCGTCCGCGCCGTGCTCGCCTACCAGGCCAAACTCGCCACCGCGCCCGTGCGGGGCCGGTGGGCGGCCACGATGCCGAAGCTGAGCCACGCCATGGAGAAGCAGCGCAAGGTGCTCGTCCGGAGCTTCTCGCTGGCCAAGAACATGTACTTCGGCGGCGGCGACACGCAGAAGCCGGCGGctgaggcggagcggcgggaCCTAGACGCTGGCGCTGAGTTCCTGGAGACGGCGGCGCTGAGCTCGCAGCAGGAGAAGCGGCTGAAGCAGATGGGCGCGACGGTGCGGAACGCGTCCGGGTACCTTAACAGCACGCTCAAGGTGAGCGAGGACCGGGAGGCGGCGGCCAGAGCGCTCATGGCCAAGATGTCGGCCGCGCAGCTGTCCAGCCTCGCTGCATTCTACCGCGCCATGGGAGCCATCTGCGCCGACCTGCTTGACGCCAAGCTCCAGCCTACGTCTCCGACTCTGCACGAGTGA